A section of the Lathamus discolor isolate bLatDis1 chromosome 6, bLatDis1.hap1, whole genome shotgun sequence genome encodes:
- the DTX4 gene encoding E3 ubiquitin-protein ligase DTX4 isoform X2 produces MLLASAVVVWEWLNEHGRWRPYSPAVSHHIEAVARAGPRAGGSVVLGQADSRLAPYIIDLQSMHQFRQDTGTIRPVRRSYYDPSSAPGKGVVWEWENDSGTWTPYDMDVGITIQRAYEKQHPWVDLSAIGFCYVIDFATMGQINRQTQRKRRVRRRLDMVYPLVSGTLPKSQSWPASPGAAAAPPVPACACPQCLLVMSVKATVSATGPGTATLQPRKVPPAPPTTSKAAVPAPGTKAPDSVAAVRGSLKPLAAQGSRRQAASAPALSSASATASPPGAGSSKASRPGLGTLNRSHLQRLAIAQSRVLIASGVPTVPVKNLTGSSPVNPALAGITGILMSAAGLPVCLTRPPKLVLHPPPVSKSEIQSIPGISHSCRKTTKKQAKKGKTPEEVLKKYLQKVRHPPDEDCTICMERLSAPSGYKGPQTAIKPDLVGKLVKCGHVFHLHCLVAMYNNGNKDGSLQCPTCKTIYGVKTGTQPPGKMEYHIIPHALPGHSDCKTIRIIYNIPPGVQVLKLLLVAWDRRLIFAIGTSSTTGESDTVIWNEIHHKTEFGSNLTGHGYPDINYLDNVLAELAAQGITEESLAQEKD; encoded by the exons atgctgctggcctcggccgTGGTGGTGTGGGAATGGCTGAACGAGCACGGGCGGTGGCGGCCCTACAGCCCGGCCGTCAGCCACCACATCGAGGCTGTGGCCCGCGCGGGGCCGCGGGCAGGCGGCAGCGTGGTGCTGGGCCAGGCCGACAGCCGCCTGGCGCCCTACATCATCGACCTGCAGTCCATGCACCAGTTCCGCCAGGACACCG GCACTATCCGACCTGTCCGGCGCAGCTACTATGACCCATCTTCAGCGCCAGGCAAGGGAGTTGTCTGGGAGTGGGAGAATGACAGTGGGACGTGGACGCCCTACGACATGGATGTGGGTATCACCATCCAGCGTGCCTATGAGAAGCAGCACCCTTGGGTGGACCTGAGTGCCATTGGCTTCTGCTATGTCATCGACTTTGCCACCATGGGCCAGATTAACCGTCAGACCCAGCGCAAGCGCCGTGTTCGCCGCCGCCTTGACATGGTCTATCCTCTGGTCTCAGGCACCCTGCCCAAGTCGCAGTCCTGGCCGGCCAGCCCTGGTGCGGCGGCAGCCCCGCCAGTTCCAGCTTGTGCCTGTCCCCAGTGTCTCCTGGTCATGAGTGTCAAAGCCACTGTGTCAGCCACTGGCCCTGGCActgccaccctgcagccccGCAAAGTCCCCCCTGCACCACCCACCACCTCCaaagcagcagtgccagcccCGGGGACCAAAGCACCCGACAGCGTGGCCGCGGTGCGTGGCTCACTGAAGCCTCTGGCAGCCCAAGGCAGCCGGCGGCAGGCAGCCAGCGCGCCGGCCTTGAGCTCAGCCAGCGCCACCGCCAGCCCCCCTGgcgcaggcagcagcaaagcttcCCGCCCTGGCCTCGGCACCCTGAACCGCAGCCACCTCCAGCGCCTGGCCATCGCCCAGTCCCGTGTCCTCATTGCCTCTGG GGTCCCCACCGTCCCTGTGAAGAACCTCACAGGCTCTAGCCCCGTCAACCCAGCATTGGCAG GGATCACAGGGATCCTAATGAGTGCAGCCGGGCTACCCGTCTGCCTGACGCGGCCCCCCAAGCTGGTGCTGCACCCCCCTCCTGTCAGCAAGAGCGAGATCCAGTCCATCCCCGGCATCTCCCACTCCTGCCGCAAGACCACCAAGAAACAGGCCAAGAAGG GTAAAACTCCAGAGGAAGTACTGAAAAAATACCTGCAGAAGGTGCGGCATCCGCCGGATGAG GACTGCACCATCTGCATGGAGCGCCTCTCTGCACCCTCTGGCTACAAGGGACCCCAGACGGCCATCAAGCCTGACCTGGTGGGGAAGCTGGTGAAATGTGGCCATGTCTTCCACCTCCACTGCCTGGTCGCCATGTACAACAATGGCAACAAG GATGGAAGCCTGCAGTGTCCCACCTGCAAAACCATCTATGGGGTGAAGACAGGGACACAGCCCCCAGGGAAGATGGAGTATCACATTATCCCTCATGCACTGCCTGGCCACTCTGACTGCAAAACCATCCGCATCATCTACAACATTCCCCCAGGGGTGCAG GTACTGAAGTTGCTGCTGGTAGCCTGGGACCGGCGCTTGATCTTTGCCATTGGGACCTCCAGCACCACAGGCGAGTCAGACACGGTGATTTGGAACGAGATCCACCACAAGACAGAGTTTGGCTCCAACCTCACTGGCCACGGCTACCCTGACATCAACTACCTGGACAATGTCCTGGCTGAGCTTGCGGCCCAGGGCATCACGGAGGAGAGCCTGGCACAGGAGAAGGACTGA
- the DTX4 gene encoding E3 ubiquitin-protein ligase DTX4 isoform X1, translated as MLLASAVVVWEWLNEHGRWRPYSPAVSHHIEAVARAGPRAGGSVVLGQADSRLAPYIIDLQSMHQFRQDTGTIRPVRRSYYDPSSAPGKGVVWEWENDSGTWTPYDMDVGITIQRAYEKQHPWVDLSAIGFCYVIDFATMGQINRQTQRKRRVRRRLDMVYPLVSGTLPKSQSWPASPGAAAAPPVPACACPQCLLVMSVKATVSATGPGTATLQPRKVPPAPPTTSKAAVPAPGTKAPDSVAAVRGSLKPLAAQGSRRQAASAPALSSASATASPPGAGSSKASRPGLGTLNRSHLQRLAIAQSRVLIASGVPTVPVKNLTGSSPVNPALAGITGILMSAAGLPVCLTRPPKLVLHPPPVSKSEIQSIPGISHSCRKTTKKQAKKGKTPEEVLKKYLQKVRHPPDEDCTICMERLSAPSGYKGPQTAIKPDLVGKLVKCGHVFHLHCLVAMYNNGNKDGSLQCPTCKTIYGVKTGTQPPGKMEYHIIPHALPGHSDCKTIRIIYNIPPGVQGPEHPNPGKSFTARGFPRHCYLPDSEKGRKVLKLLLVAWDRRLIFAIGTSSTTGESDTVIWNEIHHKTEFGSNLTGHGYPDINYLDNVLAELAAQGITEESLAQEKD; from the exons atgctgctggcctcggccgTGGTGGTGTGGGAATGGCTGAACGAGCACGGGCGGTGGCGGCCCTACAGCCCGGCCGTCAGCCACCACATCGAGGCTGTGGCCCGCGCGGGGCCGCGGGCAGGCGGCAGCGTGGTGCTGGGCCAGGCCGACAGCCGCCTGGCGCCCTACATCATCGACCTGCAGTCCATGCACCAGTTCCGCCAGGACACCG GCACTATCCGACCTGTCCGGCGCAGCTACTATGACCCATCTTCAGCGCCAGGCAAGGGAGTTGTCTGGGAGTGGGAGAATGACAGTGGGACGTGGACGCCCTACGACATGGATGTGGGTATCACCATCCAGCGTGCCTATGAGAAGCAGCACCCTTGGGTGGACCTGAGTGCCATTGGCTTCTGCTATGTCATCGACTTTGCCACCATGGGCCAGATTAACCGTCAGACCCAGCGCAAGCGCCGTGTTCGCCGCCGCCTTGACATGGTCTATCCTCTGGTCTCAGGCACCCTGCCCAAGTCGCAGTCCTGGCCGGCCAGCCCTGGTGCGGCGGCAGCCCCGCCAGTTCCAGCTTGTGCCTGTCCCCAGTGTCTCCTGGTCATGAGTGTCAAAGCCACTGTGTCAGCCACTGGCCCTGGCActgccaccctgcagccccGCAAAGTCCCCCCTGCACCACCCACCACCTCCaaagcagcagtgccagcccCGGGGACCAAAGCACCCGACAGCGTGGCCGCGGTGCGTGGCTCACTGAAGCCTCTGGCAGCCCAAGGCAGCCGGCGGCAGGCAGCCAGCGCGCCGGCCTTGAGCTCAGCCAGCGCCACCGCCAGCCCCCCTGgcgcaggcagcagcaaagcttcCCGCCCTGGCCTCGGCACCCTGAACCGCAGCCACCTCCAGCGCCTGGCCATCGCCCAGTCCCGTGTCCTCATTGCCTCTGG GGTCCCCACCGTCCCTGTGAAGAACCTCACAGGCTCTAGCCCCGTCAACCCAGCATTGGCAG GGATCACAGGGATCCTAATGAGTGCAGCCGGGCTACCCGTCTGCCTGACGCGGCCCCCCAAGCTGGTGCTGCACCCCCCTCCTGTCAGCAAGAGCGAGATCCAGTCCATCCCCGGCATCTCCCACTCCTGCCGCAAGACCACCAAGAAACAGGCCAAGAAGG GTAAAACTCCAGAGGAAGTACTGAAAAAATACCTGCAGAAGGTGCGGCATCCGCCGGATGAG GACTGCACCATCTGCATGGAGCGCCTCTCTGCACCCTCTGGCTACAAGGGACCCCAGACGGCCATCAAGCCTGACCTGGTGGGGAAGCTGGTGAAATGTGGCCATGTCTTCCACCTCCACTGCCTGGTCGCCATGTACAACAATGGCAACAAG GATGGAAGCCTGCAGTGTCCCACCTGCAAAACCATCTATGGGGTGAAGACAGGGACACAGCCCCCAGGGAAGATGGAGTATCACATTATCCCTCATGCACTGCCTGGCCACTCTGACTGCAAAACCATCCGCATCATCTACAACATTCCCCCAGGGGTGCAG GGGCCGGAGCACCCAAACCCTGGGAAGAGCTTCACTGCCCGTGGCTTCCCACGGCACTGCTACCTGCCGGACAGCGAGAAGGGCAGGAAG GTACTGAAGTTGCTGCTGGTAGCCTGGGACCGGCGCTTGATCTTTGCCATTGGGACCTCCAGCACCACAGGCGAGTCAGACACGGTGATTTGGAACGAGATCCACCACAAGACAGAGTTTGGCTCCAACCTCACTGGCCACGGCTACCCTGACATCAACTACCTGGACAATGTCCTGGCTGAGCTTGCGGCCCAGGGCATCACGGAGGAGAGCCTGGCACAGGAGAAGGACTGA
- the CNTF gene encoding ciliary neurotrophic factor, with product MSVVPGPRRGRGGEPGQRTCEWSSRLECTSSAGDCPPRAGQAPCPEPGAPAAHAMAAADSASATLRRRDLCSRGIRLAGKMRSDVVDLLDTYVEQQGLDASASVAAVEGVPVAAVERWDEQTATQRLLENLAAYRAFRALLAQMLEEQQEQLGEADATLGRALAAVLLQVSAFAYHLEELLRLENRGPPGEEPAVLPVPPHLSLFERKLRGLGVLRELAQWAVRSVRDLRQLAKPSPGSGAAPGPAESP from the exons ATGAG TGTTGTGCCAGGCCCCAGGCGCGGAAGAGGGGGAGAGCCAGGCCAGCGGACGTGTGAGTGGAGCTCCCGGCTGGAATGCACCAGCTCAGCAGGGGATTGTCCTCCCCGGGCCGGGCAGGCGCCGTGCCCTGAGCCGGGTGCCCCGGCTGCCCACGCCATGGCTGCAGCAGACAGCGCCTCAGCCACGCTCCGGCGCCGCGACCTGTGCAGCCGAGGCATCCGCCTGGCCGGGAAGATGCGCTCGGATGTTGTTGACCTCCTGGACACCTAC GTGGAGCAGCAGGGCCTGGATGCATCGGCCAGCGTGGCGGCGGTGGAAGGGGTGCCGGTGGCAGCGGTGGAGCGCTGGGATGAGCAGACGGCGACCCAGCGGCTGCTGGAGAACCTGGCGGCGTACCGGGCATTCCGGGCCCTGCTGGCGCagatgctggaggagcagcaggagcagctggggGAGGCCGATGCCACGCTGGGCCGGGCGCTGGCGGCCGTCCTGCTCCAGGTCTCGGCCTTCGCCTACcacctggaggagctgctgcggCTGGAGAACCGCGGCCCCCCCGGGGAGGAGCCGGCTGTGCTGCCCGTGCCCCCGCACCTCAGCCTCTTCGAGAGGAAGCTGCGGGGCCTGGGCGTGCTGCGGGAGCTGGCCCAGTGGGCAGTGAGGTCCGTGCGGGACCTGCGGCAGCTCGCCAAGCCCAGCCCGGGCAGCGGCGCGGCCCCCGGCCCAGCCGAGAGCCCTtga
- the DTX4 gene encoding E3 ubiquitin-protein ligase DTX4 isoform X3 — protein sequence MNGDLIVLENLCSGCTALPELGTIRPVRRSYYDPSSAPGKGVVWEWENDSGTWTPYDMDVGITIQRAYEKQHPWVDLSAIGFCYVIDFATMGQINRQTQRKRRVRRRLDMVYPLVSGTLPKSQSWPASPGAAAAPPVPACACPQCLLVMSVKATVSATGPGTATLQPRKVPPAPPTTSKAAVPAPGTKAPDSVAAVRGSLKPLAAQGSRRQAASAPALSSASATASPPGAGSSKASRPGLGTLNRSHLQRLAIAQSRVLIASGVPTVPVKNLTGSSPVNPALAGITGILMSAAGLPVCLTRPPKLVLHPPPVSKSEIQSIPGISHSCRKTTKKQAKKGKTPEEVLKKYLQKVRHPPDEDCTICMERLSAPSGYKGPQTAIKPDLVGKLVKCGHVFHLHCLVAMYNNGNKDGSLQCPTCKTIYGVKTGTQPPGKMEYHIIPHALPGHSDCKTIRIIYNIPPGVQGPEHPNPGKSFTARGFPRHCYLPDSEKGRKVLKLLLVAWDRRLIFAIGTSSTTGESDTVIWNEIHHKTEFGSNLTGHGYPDINYLDNVLAELAAQGITEESLAQEKD from the exons ATGAATGGGGATTTGATAGTGCTGGAGAACCTGTGTTCAGGTTGTACAGCTCTCCCCGAGCTAG GCACTATCCGACCTGTCCGGCGCAGCTACTATGACCCATCTTCAGCGCCAGGCAAGGGAGTTGTCTGGGAGTGGGAGAATGACAGTGGGACGTGGACGCCCTACGACATGGATGTGGGTATCACCATCCAGCGTGCCTATGAGAAGCAGCACCCTTGGGTGGACCTGAGTGCCATTGGCTTCTGCTATGTCATCGACTTTGCCACCATGGGCCAGATTAACCGTCAGACCCAGCGCAAGCGCCGTGTTCGCCGCCGCCTTGACATGGTCTATCCTCTGGTCTCAGGCACCCTGCCCAAGTCGCAGTCCTGGCCGGCCAGCCCTGGTGCGGCGGCAGCCCCGCCAGTTCCAGCTTGTGCCTGTCCCCAGTGTCTCCTGGTCATGAGTGTCAAAGCCACTGTGTCAGCCACTGGCCCTGGCActgccaccctgcagccccGCAAAGTCCCCCCTGCACCACCCACCACCTCCaaagcagcagtgccagcccCGGGGACCAAAGCACCCGACAGCGTGGCCGCGGTGCGTGGCTCACTGAAGCCTCTGGCAGCCCAAGGCAGCCGGCGGCAGGCAGCCAGCGCGCCGGCCTTGAGCTCAGCCAGCGCCACCGCCAGCCCCCCTGgcgcaggcagcagcaaagcttcCCGCCCTGGCCTCGGCACCCTGAACCGCAGCCACCTCCAGCGCCTGGCCATCGCCCAGTCCCGTGTCCTCATTGCCTCTGG GGTCCCCACCGTCCCTGTGAAGAACCTCACAGGCTCTAGCCCCGTCAACCCAGCATTGGCAG GGATCACAGGGATCCTAATGAGTGCAGCCGGGCTACCCGTCTGCCTGACGCGGCCCCCCAAGCTGGTGCTGCACCCCCCTCCTGTCAGCAAGAGCGAGATCCAGTCCATCCCCGGCATCTCCCACTCCTGCCGCAAGACCACCAAGAAACAGGCCAAGAAGG GTAAAACTCCAGAGGAAGTACTGAAAAAATACCTGCAGAAGGTGCGGCATCCGCCGGATGAG GACTGCACCATCTGCATGGAGCGCCTCTCTGCACCCTCTGGCTACAAGGGACCCCAGACGGCCATCAAGCCTGACCTGGTGGGGAAGCTGGTGAAATGTGGCCATGTCTTCCACCTCCACTGCCTGGTCGCCATGTACAACAATGGCAACAAG GATGGAAGCCTGCAGTGTCCCACCTGCAAAACCATCTATGGGGTGAAGACAGGGACACAGCCCCCAGGGAAGATGGAGTATCACATTATCCCTCATGCACTGCCTGGCCACTCTGACTGCAAAACCATCCGCATCATCTACAACATTCCCCCAGGGGTGCAG GGGCCGGAGCACCCAAACCCTGGGAAGAGCTTCACTGCCCGTGGCTTCCCACGGCACTGCTACCTGCCGGACAGCGAGAAGGGCAGGAAG GTACTGAAGTTGCTGCTGGTAGCCTGGGACCGGCGCTTGATCTTTGCCATTGGGACCTCCAGCACCACAGGCGAGTCAGACACGGTGATTTGGAACGAGATCCACCACAAGACAGAGTTTGGCTCCAACCTCACTGGCCACGGCTACCCTGACATCAACTACCTGGACAATGTCCTGGCTGAGCTTGCGGCCCAGGGCATCACGGAGGAGAGCCTGGCACAGGAGAAGGACTGA
- the MPEG1 gene encoding macrophage-expressed gene 1 protein, whose product MGWLLVGVLLASMSVALVTGAEQSQELSPSTRLPECKKTLKLPGLEVLPGGGWDNLRNLDMGKVINLGYSLCKTTEDGSYIIPDEVFTIPRKQSNLDINSEIIESWKDYQSITSASINLELFLFSSINGKFSYDFQRTKTHQVKDRAVTTRVQVRNLVYTAKVDPGAVLDTGFKKQLLAIASHLENNQTRMADFLAELLVLNYGTHTITSVDAGASLVQEDQIKATFLKDSWSKRSAITASAGAAFHSIISVKSEESLNVSSGFTKQYLENRTSSRVESIGGTPFYPGITLKTWQEGIRNQLVSLDRSGLPLYFFIKPSTLPELPSPTVKKLARHVEMAIRRYYTFNTYPGCTDATSSNFNFHANIDDGSCEGAMTNFTFGGVFQECTGLAGPDTSMLCQGLEQRNPLTGAFSCPTAYTAVLLGMQEQEEGHSHLECHNKCTLGIFCHRECRDVFWLSRVQFSAYWCAASRAVAPSLGYLFGGLFSSQSVNPITGAQSCPLGYFPLKLFDELMVCVSQDYEGGSQYAVPFGGFFSCQAGNPWARQHQGTAKDLHAKKCPPGFSQHLALISNSCQVEYCVQAGILTGGSLPPARLPPFTRPPTSPPAIETVLVSSADGGSAWVRDGQSHAWRPAQPEEIQHATEMVRGRGLSGAKVAGIAAAVLAGLATILAMVCYSRWRYKAKGYCAVGEGASPAASLEDSTVLSVGEGYQQQPEGLLA is encoded by the coding sequence ATGGGCTGGCTGCTGGTGGGGGTCCTGCTGGCCTCCATGTCAGTGGCTTTGGTGACAGGGgctgagcagagccaggagctgtCCCCCTCCACCAGGCTTCCGGAGTGCAAGAAGACCCTGAAGCTCCCAGGTCTGGAAGTGCTGCCGGGGGGGGGCTGGGATAACCTCAGGAATTTGGATATGGGCAAAGTCATCAACCTGGGCTACTCACTGTGTAAGACCACAGAAGATGGATCTTACATCATTCCAGATGAGGTCTTCACTATCCCTCGCAAGCAGAGCAACCTGGACATCAACTCTGAGATCATCGAGTCCTGGAAAGATTACCAAAGCATCACCTCTGCCTCCATCAACCTGGAGCTGTTCCTCTTCTCCTCCATCAATGGCAAGTTCTCGTATGACTTTCAGAGGACCAAGACCCACCAAGTGAAAGACCGTGCTGTCACCACCCGCGTGCAAGTCAGGAACCTGGTTTACACAGCCAAGGTCGACCCGGGGGCAGTCCTGGACACGGGCttcaagaagcagctgctggcCATCGCCAGCCACCTGGAGAACAACCAAACGCGCATGGCTGACTTTCTGGCCGAGCTGCTGGTGCTTAACTATGGCACCCACACCATCACTTCTGTGGACGCTGGAGCAAGCTTGGTGCAGGAGGATCAGATCAAGGCAACCTTCCTGAAGGACAGCTGGTCCAAACGGAGTGCGATCACAGCCTCAGCCGGTGCAGCTTTCCACAGCATCATCAGTGTGAAAAGCGAGGAGTCCCTGAACGTCAGCTCTGGCTTCACCAAGCAGTATCTGGAGAACCGCACCAGCTCCAGGGTAGAGAGCATTGGCGGGACCCCCTTTTACCCAGGCATCACCCTCAAGACCTGGCAGGAGGGAATCAGAAACCAGCTGGTGTCTCTTGACCGCTCAGGGCTGCCCCTGTACTTCTTCATCAagcccagcaccctgccagagCTGCCgtcccccacagtaaagaagcTGGCCAGGCATGTGGAGATGGCCATCCGCCGCTACTACACCTTCAACACCTACCCGGGCTGCACCGATGCCACCTCATCCAACTTCAACTTCCATGCCAACATCGATGATGGCTCCTGCGAGGGTGCCATGACCAACTTCACCTTTGGGGGAGTTTTCCAGGAGTGCACTGGGCTGGCCGGCCCCGACACCAgcatgctctgccaggggctggagcagaggaacCCCCTCACTGGGGCCTTCTCCTGCCCCACTGCCtacactgcagtgctgctgggcatgcaggagcaggaggaaggtcACAGCCATCTGGAGTGCCACAACAAGTGCACCCTGGGCATCTTCTGTCACCGTGAGTGCCGGGATGTCTTCTGGCTCTCCCGGGTGCAATTCAGTGCCTACTGGTGTGCTGCAAGCAGGGCAGTGGCCCCAAGCTTGGGATACCTCTTTGGAGGGCTGTTCAGCAGCCAGAGCGTCAACCCCATCACCGGTGCCCAATCCTGCCCCTTGGGGTACTTCCCACTGAAGCTCTTTGATGAGCTTATGGTGTGCGTGAGCCAGGATTACGAGGGGGGTAGCCAGTATGCAGTGCCCTTTGGGGGTTTCTTCAGCTGCCAGGCAGGGAACCCCTGGGCAAGGCAGCACCAGGGCACTGCCAAGGACCTCCATGCCAAGAAATGCCCCCCAGGCTTCAGCCAGCACTTGGCACTCATCAGCAATAGCTGCCAGGTGGAATACTGCGTCCAGGCTGGAATCCTCACAGGGGGCTCACTGCCACCCGCCCGCCTGCCCCCCTTCACCCGGCCCCCCACCAGCCCGCCGGCCATCGAAACCGTGCTGGTGAGCAGCGCGGATGGGGGCAGCGCCTGGGTCAGGGATGGGCAGAGCCACGCATGGCGGCCAGCCCAGCCAGAAGAAATCCAGCACGCAACAGAGATGGTGAGGGGCCGGGGGCTGTCAGGGGCCAAGGTGGCCGGCATcgctgcagcagtgctggcagggCTGGCCACCATCCTGGCGATGGTCTGCTACAGCCGCTGGAGGTACAAGGCAAAGGGATACTGTGCAGTGGGCGAAggggccagccctgctgcaagCCTGGAGGACAGTACTGTGCTCTCTGTGGGTGAGGGATACCAGCAACAGCCGGAGGGGCTGTTGGCATGA